The nucleotide window AGTGGGAATAATGGGAAGTAGGATAACAAATAACTCGTCTGGAGGGATGGTGAAGCCTCTATGGATTATAAAGTAGAGTATATTAGCATTTACGAATACGAGGCTGATGTGATATCAAACGAGAATACGCTGAAGATTGTACCATATAACGGGGATAATCAAGTGCTAATATCACACGAGGTTGGAACTATACCTAATGGTTACAAAACGTCTTATGTAGATATATTTGGAAACATTGTGTATAAGATAAAGGTTCAAGAATTACATAGAAGGTTGGAAATTTATTCCAAAAGTGTAGTGACACTGGATAAAAAAGTAATAAAGACAGATTATGAGTTCCCGTACAATTACGGCTTCAATGAGTTCCTTTTACCAACAAGATTAGTTGATCCAGAACAATTCCAGAAAATAGCTAAGGAGCTAACAAAGAGTTTAAAGACACTTGGAGAAGTAATAGAAACAATAGTTAATTTCGTGAGAAAGAAGATTATATATAAGCCCGGAATAACCAACATCAATACTACGGCATTTGAAGCGTATAGTTTGGGTTATGGAGTTTGTCAAGATTATACTCACATCACGTTAGGATTACTTAGAGCTCTAGGTATTCCAGCTAGATATGTAATGGGAGTAGTTAATGATAATCCAAGAGCAACTCACGCTTGGGTTGAAGTGTTAACTCCAGATGGTACGTACATAGATGTTGATCCTACTAGAGGTAGGTTTTACAATTTAGATTATATAAAGTTCGCAGTTGGTAGGGACTTCAATGATGTAAGTCCAGTGATAGGGTTTTTCGTTAGTTCTGGAAGGGGATGGCTTAAGGAAGTAAGAATAAAGGTGGAGAAAAGTGCTTCCTAAAAGTATTGCGTATAAGATTTACTGGGCTGGAAGGTATTTGGAAAGAATAGAGAACATATGTAGGATGTCGTTACTAGCCATTAATAACGGGTTAAATATTAACACTGTAGCTAAACAACTTGGATTTGATAACGAGTATGAATTGATAAATTATGTTAAAACTTCTTTCCAGTACTTAAGGGAGAACGTTAGAAGTTTTGCGGATGAGAAGGTAATTATTCAAGTGAATACACTTGAGTTTCTGATAGACTCTGACAAATCCGATTTACAAAGTTACTTTACGCAACTACTTAATGGAGTATATAACGTTGGAAATAGCTTTGA belongs to Saccharolobus solfataricus and includes:
- a CDS encoding alpha-E domain-containing protein; this translates as MLPKSIAYKIYWAGRYLERIENICRMSLLAINNGLNINTVAKQLGFDNEYELINYVKTSFQYLRENVRSFADEKVIIQVNTLEFLIDSDKSDLQSYFTQLLNGVYNVGNSFEKFFVEVRSEMRIRPQQENQPE
- a CDS encoding transglutaminase family protein: MDYKVEYISIYEYEADVISNENTLKIVPYNGDNQVLISHEVGTIPNGYKTSYVDIFGNIVYKIKVQELHRRLEIYSKSVVTLDKKVIKTDYEFPYNYGFNEFLLPTRLVDPEQFQKIAKELTKSLKTLGEVIETIVNFVRKKIIYKPGITNINTTAFEAYSLGYGVCQDYTHITLGLLRALGIPARYVMGVVNDNPRATHAWVEVLTPDGTYIDVDPTRGRFYNLDYIKFAVGRDFNDVSPVIGFFVSSGRGWLKEVRIKVEKSAS